From the Nostoc sp. PCC 7107 genome, the window CATCTATAGGTAGCTTTATCAACGTTGTCGTTTATCGAATCCCTGCGGGGTTATCGATTCTTTGGCCACCTTCCCGTTGCCCCCATTGCTTAAACCAGCTAAAAGCTTATGACAATGTACCTGTGCTGGGATGGTTGTGGTTACGAGGAAAATGCCGTTATTGTAAAAGCAAAATTGCTGTTCGTTATCCGGTGGTAGAAGCGATAACGGGTGTAATTTTTGTCATTGTTTTTTTAGTATTTCAAGTTTCCATTGCTACATTGGGATATTGGACTTTTTGCAGTTGGTTATTAGCCTTAGCCTTAATTGACTTAGATACCATGACTTTACCCAATGCCCTAACGCAATCGGGGTTAGTGGTAGGTTTGGGATATCAAATAATTAGCGGTTTTGTCCCAGAAGCCAGCGGGGTAGGAATAATCAGACACCTGATGATGGGAATAGTCGGTGCAGTTATTGGTTTATGGCTGTTTGAGGCGATCGCCCTTGGTGGTTCAATTGTGTTAGGTAAAACTGCAATGGGGGCGGGAGATGCCAAACTCGCAGCCATGATGGGCGCTTGGCTGGGTTGGCGGTATTTGCTTTTGGCTAGTTTAATTGCCTGTGCCGTGGGAGTATTCATAGGTGGATTAGTAATTGTGCGATCGCCTCAAAAAACAGGAGTAAAAATCCCCTTCGGCCCTTTTTTAGCACTAGGCGCAATCATCACTGTCTTTACCGGCCCAGCCATTTTATCGGCTTATTTGAAATTTGCCTTTCCTTCCAGCTAAATAATATCTGTAAAGTAGGGTGGGCAAAGTTTGCCCACCCTACAAACTACTGCGCGGGTTCAAAACTCTTGATTTTAGTTAGTCCGCGTAGGCGGACTTCGTTTTTATAGCCGCGAATTCCATTCGTCGGGGCTAAGACACCCTTACACCCACTCTCCATAGAAAATCTTTGTGTGTAGTCCTGATTTACTCAAACACCCAGATTAACCGATACAATCGGTTAAACAGACTCTACATTATATTTAAGCGATCTATATGGTAACTAAATCTGATGTTCAGGTGACAGTTTCCCTGACGGAATTGGGCTTGGATGATGAAGAATTGCAAGCCCAAGTACAAAATTTACTCCCCCAGTTGCGAGATGTGGATGGGGTAGAAGACGCAGATTTAGTTGCTGTTACAGAAGTACCACAAGGTTCTAAGGCGTTGGGTGGTTTTTCTTTGGGAACATTTAAAGCACTGGTGAACCCTGCTTTAATTAAGCCTGTGTTTGATTTTTTAGGGCGTTTGTCTAACAAAACCTTTGAAATTGAAGTAGAAGCTTACGGAGAAAAATTCAAGGCGAAAGCTAGTAGCAAAGAAGATTTGATTTTCATCCTCGAAAAAACCGAAACTTTATTGAACAACGCCAAAAATAGACAAGACAGCAATAATGGATAAGGTAGCACTGTTAATTGGGATTAGCGAATATGAACCAGGACTAACACCGCTACCCAATGCTGTGAATGATGTTGAGGCGATGCGGCGAGTTCTGGTAAACCCAGAAATGGGTGATTTTGCACCAGAGAATGTCACAGTGCTGCAAAACCCCCAACGGCAAGAAATGGAAGATGCTATTTATAACTTGTATGCCCATCGTGACAAGGATGACTTGCTGCTGTTTTACTTTTCTGGTCATGGAGTGACAGTTGAAAGCGGTGATTTTTACTTCTCAACTTCCATCACCAGAAAAAATCAAAACAAATTAGTCCCTACAACCGCCGTAGCTGGGACAAGTGTACATAGCTGGATGAACCAAAGCAAATCTAAGCGACAGGTAGTAATTTTAGACTGCTGCTTTAGTGGTGCGTTTGCCAAAGGTTTGACAGCAAAAGACATTGATAATATTGACCTAGAACAAAAATTAGGCGGTGAGGGTAGAGCAATTCTCACAGCTTCTTCTTCTACACAATATGCTTTTGAATCTGATGGTTTAGACTTGTCAATTTACACTCATTATCTTGTAGAAGGCATAGAAAAAGGTCTGATGTGGCTGATGCCATTGAAGCGGAAGTTAAACAACCATATCTGGAGTATCAGCGTAAGTTAGAAGAATATGCAGCAACGCTTGTTGAAACAGTTGAAAGTGAACCAACCCTGAGTGAAAGAACGCTCAACGATTTAAGAGATTATCAGCAACATTTGGGTTTGCGGGATGAAGATGTCGCACCGATAGAAGAAAGGATAATTGGACAAGCAAAACCGCCTGTGTTTGTGGAAGAATTACCTGATGTGGCGTATTCTTCAAACCTAACCCCCAGCCCCTTCCCTACTAGGGAAGGCTACGGTGTACACACAAGTCCAAGTAAAGTAATAACAGAAGGAGTTGTGGGGAGAGGTTTGGAGAGGGGTTCTACTTCACTATTTCAAACTAATCAGTTTGAATTTGAAATAGTGAAGGTGGACGCTAAAGGACAAATCATCAACCGCAGTCAGGGACGCGCCGAGTTTTTTACTGAAGACTTGGGTAATGGCGTAGTTCTAGAAATGGTGTCAATTCCTGGCGGTAAATTCCTCATGGGTTCGCCAGAAAGTGAGGAAGGACGAAGTGACTATGAAAGTCCACAGCATAACGTCACTGTTCCACCCTTTTTTATGGGTAAATTTCCTGTCACCCAAGCTCAATGGAAAGCTGTTGCGGCTCTGGATAAGGTAAATATTGATTTAAATCC encodes:
- a CDS encoding A24 family peptidase: MDFLMAVPAMIVVFALGASIGSFINVVVYRIPAGLSILWPPSRCPHCLNQLKAYDNVPVLGWLWLRGKCRYCKSKIAVRYPVVEAITGVIFVIVFLVFQVSIATLGYWTFCSWLLALALIDLDTMTLPNALTQSGLVVGLGYQIISGFVPEASGVGIIRHLMMGIVGAVIGLWLFEAIALGGSIVLGKTAMGAGDAKLAAMMGAWLGWRYLLLASLIACAVGVFIGGLVIVRSPQKTGVKIPFGPFLALGAIITVFTGPAILSAYLKFAFPSS
- a CDS encoding caspase family protein; the protein is MDKVALLIGISEYEPGLTPLPNAVNDVEAMRRVLVNPEMGDFAPENVTVLQNPQRQEMEDAIYNLYAHRDKDDLLLFYFSGHGVTVESGDFYFSTSITRKNQNKLVPTTAVAGTSVHSWMNQSKSKRQVVILDCCFSGAFAKGLTAKDIDNIDLEQKLGGEGRAILTASSSTQYAFESDGLDLSIYTHYLVEGIEKGLMWLMPLKRKLNNHIWSISVS